The region CCAATTAAGGGTCGCACTTTTCTGAGAAATGCAAAAATCCATCGCTTTACATAATAAGGCGAAAAGAGAGAGGTGCTCTCTCTCCACCTCTATCCCCGTCCCCTTCTCACATGGGAAATACGTTGGCGGTGATCGTTTATCGTCCAAAACAGTGCTATTCCAGTGCTAATTTAAATTccctttgattttttaagtaaataattcccaagagagagagagagcttAGGGGGCTGTATGTTTTGGCTCCAAAGAGAGTCACGATCGCCCGAAGACACCTgactttttgttgttgtgtcAGTGTGACGCAACTGCGGTTTTccttggtgtgtgtgtgtgtgtggaccTTGAAAGCCTTATTTATTccatttaatttactttttatcaATGGGCGGATAACAACTGTTGCTTTATCATTAGTGGCTGGCGTCGCCGGGCCCTCTAATTAAATTCCTAATCTGCGAATTAGTTTTGGTTATCACGGCAACACGCCGTTAGCCGGCCAGACCTGCTCTTAACCCAGATTCGCCCCTTGctctttttgtttatgtttttcgGATGAATCAGCGAACCAGTTTTCTTAAAAGTACGTTTTTGCTTGGCAATGACCTCGTGACTGGAATCAAGGTTTCATTTATTAGATAGTCGAatcataatatattaaaaaagataaatttttaaacaatttggaggtaaaagtataaattttgattagactatttttttaattttgagctTAAATTTTGTCTATTTCACAAATAAGTTGGCccaaaaaatctttatttattttcacctTCTTCGGATACCATTTCGGCTAAtaataactatttattttccttgtttttcaGATCCTCGGCCTGGCCCCCATCGCCGTTCAGCAGCTTAGGAACCTGAATGTCCAGGAGCACGTCTCCTACAGTCTCCTGAACGAGAGCAAGATCCCCACACCTCGGTGAGTAAGTCAAAACCGACCGGAATTATCAATCGACCCACAATCAGGCGCAAAGTGGCCGTCCAAAGTTCAACGAAAGTGCCGCGTTGTCGTTGCGTTGACGGCTTCTTCGGTTTATTTTCGCTTCGGACTTTGTCTGAacttaatatttgcattaattAGCTGGGGTAAACAAACCATAGAAACGCAGCCACCGATTATAAGGGCGATAACAAGTTCTATACTACACTTTGATCAGCATAGAGTGACAAGGGTCAGTGACGTGGGTTTTGATAAGATGATGAAGTGCGAATGTAATCTagagtaatttaaaaaaaacttaaatcaataagctaaattataaaaataatattacttaATAAGTAACTCTTTAAGTTGTACTTtgattgtattttaaatataaacccCAAAACCATTTGATTTCTGATGTATAATAATTATCCtagaaaaactaaattaacTGAACTTTTCAATATATGTTTATCtagacaaaaaataatttaaacgaATTTAATGTATAACAACCAACACAAGATCATgcgattatttatttctaaagGTAGGCTTTTCATCTCTCAAATGACCGAATAACCTTGCACCGAAAGCCCAGCCTTCGTGGCTTGCAATTCTGACGTCCGCTGATAAGCGAACTCACGTGTTTTGTTCTTATCAACAAATATGTATTGGGGAAAAGAGCtgccaaaaatgttttaccctactaaatGACTCACTTCTTTTGCAGTTTCGCTGTTGCCAAGAACGGCAAGGAGGCCAACGACATTGCCACCAAGCTGAAGACAGATAACCTGGTGCTGAAGGCTCAGGTCCTGGCCGGCGGTCGCGGCAAGGGAACCTTTAAGAATGGTCTTAAGGGCGGAGTGCGCGTGGTCTACGAGTGAGTTGTTGTTTATGATTAATCATTCTGCGAAAATATTTCATCATTATTATTCTGCAGCCCCCAGACCGCCGAGGAGATCTCCTCCAAGATGATCAATCAGCTGCTGGTCACCAAGCAAACCGGAGCAGCTGGTCGCATCTGCAACAAGGTCATGGTTGCCGAGAGGAAGTTCCCCCGCCGTGAGTTCTACTTCGCCGTGATGATGGAGCGTGCCTTCAACGTAAGTCAAACAATAATTTAATCTTATTAAATTACTAAAAAACGATTGAATTTCCAGGGTCCCGTCCTGATCGCCTCCAAGGAGGGTGGCGTTGATATCGAGGAGGTGGCTGCCAGCAGTCCCGAATCCATTCTGTACGAGCCCATCGATATAGGCACTGGTCTGACCAGCGAGCAGGCCCAAAAGATCATCAAGAAAGTTGGCCTGGGCGGTGAGGGCGAGGACACACACGTCCAGATGTTGTTGAACCTGTACGATCTGTTTGTCAAGAAGGATGCTCTCTTGGTTGAGATCAACCCCTACGCCGAGGATGCCATGTCTGGCTGTAAGTTTGGCTATCTCGCTTCTATAAAGTGTCTAGTTGTGCTCTATTTCTAATGTATCATTCCATTTCTCCTAACATCTTAACCCATTTGTGAATGTCATTATGCTGGATTTCATGTTGTCTGTCCAGGCTGTAAGTATTTATCACCTACTAACAAGCTCTGattcattatattttaataaaaatatacttaatcctgatttttaattacttaacATGCTTTTCCCTAGACTTTGCATTGGACGCCAAGCTGCGTTTCGACGACAACGCCGAGTTCCGGCAGAAGGAGCTCTTCGCGCTGCGTGACTGGACCCAGGAGGATCCCAAGGAGGTCGAGGCTGCCAAATACAATCTGAACTACATTGCCCTGGACGGCACCATCGGCTGCATGGTGAACGGCGCTGGTCTGGCCATGGCCACCATGGACATCATCAAGTTGTACGGCGGCGAACCCGCCAATTTCCTGGATGTGGGTGGTGGCGCCACTGCCGAGGCCGTGAAGGCCGCCTTCAAGATCATCACCTCCGACCCGAAGGTGCTGTGCATTCTGGTCAACATCTTCGGTGGCATCATGCGTTGCGATGTCATCGCCGAGGGTATCATTTCCGCCACCAAGGACCTGAACCTCAACATGCCCGTGGTTGTGCGTCTTCAGGTGAGTGCTAAGgaatcttttttaatcattgtttgtcttataaaatCATTTGTTTTGCAGGGCACCAAAGTCGAGGAGGCCCGCGAGCTGATCCGGACATCTGGACTGAAGATTCTGGCTCGCAACGATCTGGACAAGGCTGCCGATCTGGCCGTCCACTTGGCGCAGATCGTCAAGCTGGCCCGCGAAATGAAGATGGACGTCAACTTCGAGATTCCCGATGCCCAAAAGTAGATAGCTCCATCAGTTACCGGCTAAGTCAACCCTCATAAGCACACGCAGACACAAATGATGGAAGTCGACAAGAAAAGTAGAACCAAACCCTAACATTACTCTAGCCACACAAAAACTACTCAATGAAACTATGCCATCGGTTCGTAGTTAGAGCATTATGTATTCGTAACGATCGGTCGAACAATTGATGAattaattttgcaaaaatgttAAGTTTAAAGCTGTTGAGAGTCCTAAGGATATGTCATAGATAATTCGAATAATCCAGCAAGTTGAGTGTGTTCCCTTTGCACCTAAACAATTtctatattgtatttaaaatagtcAACACTAATTGCACGTGAATAATAGAAAAGTGGAACAGAAAATACGTTTTAATTGtgatttttgcaaaaattcatttaatttttatttattgatttgcgACACTGCTTCAAAAGCAGTTCCATCTTGTGTATTATGCTATTTAGTttgctttaaattaaaacaccAAACAATCTTAAACCGGACCTgctttttagtttagtttaatattaatttaatttttaagatggTTTCTAACTCATTTTAACCACTGCACCTCAGGGGAAAGGGCGACTGTAAGAAAGATGATAAGAAGTCGGAGAAGAAAGATGATAAAAAATCGGGCAAGAAGGATGACAAGAAGGCCGATTGCACGAAGAAggaggaaaagaaaaaggAGAAGAAAGACATCTGCCCCAAGAGAGAGTCCTCTGACAagggcaaaaaataaagatatgtTTGGGAGGGATCTGCCCGAATTTTTTAAGTTACACCAACCACCAGAAGGAAGCCATTGTTGAAATTCCAAAGACAAAACACGCCACATGAGTTTTATAGTTCTGATTTTATCGCCTTAAATTTCAGAAGTACATTTCTGACCAACTTCCTCatcgtattttttaaaaagttttaattttgtaatatttctgttttgtttattgtgTGTTGATAGCATTAGAAACGATCGACTAGAGATAGTATGTGGGTCTGCTCCTGTTCCCGCCAGTCAGTGTCGCCGTCGCCCAAGTTGCCGGCGTATTCTAAGCAGGGAGTTGCGTTTAATATTTGGTTATAGCATATGACACTAGCAATTACCTCTCATGATGCTGCGAATGGTCTTCATGGAGGCTCCGCGCAAGTTGAGGATCTGCAGAACGCGCTGCTTGACAGTGTCGCCGGTGGCACTGACCTCCAGCAGGATGTAGTCGATGCGCTGCAGCGTGAACAGCCCGCCGGTCAGCCGCTTAATGTAGTTGTTCTCcgcctcctcgtcctcgtcaaTGCTGGGATCCTGTGTAATAATGCTGGTTAataatgtaaattaaataaatatagattCCCCTCTTGCCTTGGCCTGCTGATCGATCTCCTTGTCGATGGCCTCCACCTTGGCCAGATACTTGAGGTGCAGCTCCAGCAGGCGGTCCACCTTCTCGTGATCGTTCTCCGTGAACTTGGCCAGCATTCGCTGGCGGTGAGTGCCCTTGCAGTTGCGCAGCATCGAGGCAATCACGGAGGTCACATGCTCCTCGTGCTCGTCGGCGGAGATCAGTCGCTGCTTGTTGCGTTTGGGGGTTTTCATGAAGAGCGGAAAGATGGTGCGCAGACCGAGGATCTCGACGAACTTGTTGCAATTGTCTCTGCCATCCTGGCCGGCCATGGCGTGGTCCAGAACCTTGAGGGAGCCGTTCCTCGACATTTTCTTCTCGCGCAGCATAAGGTTCATCAGCTGGAGACCCTCGCCGCTAAGAAATCGATCCCTATTCTCGCGGGCCATCAAAGCGGAGCAGAGGCAATTGAACAGGTTCTGCATGTACTCCTGCTCCTCGTTGCTGGCGGGATCGTGTCGCTTGTAGACAGCCAGCTGCTGGAGAAGCACATCCACTCCGTCTAGGGAGCCCAGCAGCAATCGGTTGTCGTTCTCGGTTTGTATGAGGATGGAGAGTATCTCGCTGCAGTACAGTTTGTTGGGATCGAAGGGCGACTTGCCGCGCAGGCGCTTCAGCAGCCAGGCGAGCAGTCCCTGCTCGGCAGCCTCTTTGACGAATTCCGCATCGATTTCGGTGAGGTTCTCCACAATGGCCAGGGTGTTATGCACGCCATCGGCTTCCTCCTTGACCTGCTCGTTCAGTCGCTCCAGATTCTGGACGAGAAGGGCGCAGATTTGCTCTTTCCGCAGGGCTTCTATCAGGGATTCGGCACCCTCTTGACTTTCGCCCAGAATGTCCACATCTGTAACCTCCTGCAGCAGATCCACTACAGCCACTGCGATATCGGTGTTCTGATGGGCCAGCAGTTCCAGCAAGCTGTGCAGGCCGTGGAGCTCCACGAGCAGGGGATACAGATCGGGTACCGTGGCCACGCCCTTCAGCTCCTGGATGACCGTGTGCAGCTCCACCTCCGAGTCCATGAACTTCTCGGGACTGTCGGCGAACTTGATGCGCATCTCCTGGTTCTTCAGGTTGCGCTTCTCGAACACCAGGATCAGTTTCTTGAGGCTCTGCTCGTCCAGCACATCGCCATCGGCCTCCTCGTTCTCCACATACTTGAGGATGTTCAGGCGCTCCTCCTCGGTGAGTTCCGGGTCGAATTCGAAGGCGGACGTGCCGGTGGCAGCGGAGGATCCTCCAGAGGCACCAGCTTGCTTGGAATAGTGTGCCGACTCCTTGGCTTCGGCGATGCGCCGCATGCGTTTGGTTTTCTCATCGCCACCGCCCCGTTTTCCGTGCGCGGCCTCCAAATTGAAgtcgtcgtcctcgtcctcgtgcGGACGCTTTGGCGTCTGTTCCGGCTACAGGTGGGCAAGGCTTAGATGTGGTTATGTCTCGGAAATCCGCTAATATTCACCTTAAACGCCAGCAGTTCGCCGAtgtccattttttttttttttttttatttttttaaatattaagttacttCCTTCCGTGAAGAGGGAAGAATTATTTGGCCGCCCCGTTGGAACGGGTTAACGCCACTGCCAatgtatgaaattaaatttcaagaaaaacaaaatttaatggacaGCTATGTAAATATCGTGCAGTAGTTTCTGGTGATGTTATGATGACAATGAACGATGAGCGATGACGATGAACGATAAGCGATGAAAATGTTATCAATATGtgtgagaaattttaattttgagattttgtGAGTTGGTATAAGCGTGGATGGTGTTATAGTGTGTTAAATGAGCAGTGTGGAGTGTGTTGTATTAGATATTAATATTAGCAGCTCGAATGAAACTGGTAATCGATGTCCAATTTTCAATTGGTTCATTTCCAAGTAAACGATAGATATCGTTATATTTAAGTAGTGTTGGATAATTTTGTCTTGTTGGTGtatattttgagcaatttaacaaaatatgcgAAATGTCTTCATTAACGTTACACGAATCGCATAGGGCGTTATCGTAGACTTTCATTTTGGAAAGTGTGTATTTGTCAAAAGCATGTCCGCTTAAGATTCTGTTTAGAGTCTTCGTTTCTATACGGTTGAATAggtgttctttgtttttaaaccaaGGCTTGGAAGTGGTATATGGTGAGAGGAGAGAGTAACCCTTGTTACGCTCTAATGAGAACAGACTGTATTCACGCTCCCagtcttgttttatttgcgcgAACATATGATTGATTGCGTCCTTAAGGGTCCATCTGACGGGTGCGAAAGAGCCGttaattttagcatttttagccgcTGTATCTGCGAGATCGTTTTCCCAAATATTGGAATGGCTTGGAATGTGGTGAAATTCTATGGATAGCAGGGTTGGgttgtttatgacttttttcaGAATGCATTGAGAGATGCAGTTTTTGGAGTTCGTGTTCTTTATTGTCTGGATGGCACCAAGACTGTCAGTTAAAATTGCTATTTTGGagaacttttttgaaataccgAAGTCAATGGCTTTTTCTAGGGCTGTGAGTTCAGCAGTCAGCGACGATAGTTTTTTGTCGGTGTAGAAACTTTTTATCGAATTGGAATTTAAGTGGACAAAGGCACCTCCTGTAAAATTTTCCGACACAGAACCATCCGTGAAGatgatttccatattttttgaggttaaacttcttattttttctttaaataaagagaGAATTATAGTctcgtttgccatttttttatttgtacaagtacctttaaagaaatttgtgtCAACTGAAATCTTGCGTGTGGACAGAGAGTAAGGACAAATAGGAGCAATACTATccaggatatttttaaattcagcatAAATTCTACTGTAACTAGTATTTTTGGCTACAAAGGAGTTTGACAGAAGCGACGCAGATGGTAGTCCATGAGCGAACGTTTTGGCCAACTCCTTCGCTGTAGCGAATTTAATCCTATAAGCTGGAGGAAGTTCAGCTGcaagattataaataatattaattggagTCGATTTAATAAGTCCTAAGGCCTttctaaggtggaaattagcatgcttatttatattgttttgtactgattttgatatgtttgaaaaagaggagcaggcgtattcatatctagttctaataaatgctttataaaAGAGTAGTGACTTGCTTGGATGTACTCCGAAGCGGCAACCACTGagcatttgaataaacatattcgtttgattcgatttagagatcgttttatttacatgCTGAACAGACGAGTTGTTTGAACTTATGACTCtacctaaataatttatactatttacattttttaaaataatattattgcacaagatacttaaaggtttttttcttAGATTAAAATGAATGGTGGCTGATTTGTCTGGATTAAAAGtaagattattaatattgcaCAGTTCCATAAacctatttactttttgttctaATTTCTCTTCAGCCATCGAAAAGACTTTGTCATAACAGACTAGAAAGAAGTCGTCAGCGTACTGGAACAGAATACTGTCATGGTCATTACTTAAGCTGTGAAGCTcagctgtatataaattaaagaggATTGGACTCAGACAACTACCTTGACTAACTCCTTTGTTTACAGTTATCTCTGCAGTACCCATAGTGAGAACTCTTTTACTAAGGAagtttataatgaaataaatatgattgtgGTCGAAACCCAAACTAACTAATTTGCTACCCAGAATAGGGATATTGACGGCATCAAAGGCTTTACTTAAGTCTAAAACCGCTGCGGTAACGTGGAAACCACGAGCTTTTAGGTTGGCtatgttatttattacatCGTTGATGCATTGGGCAGTAGAATGGTTTTTTCTGAACGCATAGGATCTTGGtggcagaattttatttttattaatgtactCTTCCATCCGCAATTTAATCAAACCTTCTAAGCACTTAAAAGTCACACTTAGAAGGCAGATAGGTCTGTTGTTGGTAATAATTGAAGAGTctagattttttttgggaacagGTATAACCCTTATTTTCCGCCACTGATCtggaataaacccattgtcTAAAGTAATGTTTAGCAGGGATACCAGTTTTTCTATTTGACTTAAGGGTAGAGATAGAAGCATTCTGTATGAAATGTTGTCAAGACCC is a window of Drosophila biarmipes strain raj3 chromosome 3R, RU_DBia_V1.1, whole genome shotgun sequence DNA encoding:
- the LOC108031745 gene encoding succinate--CoA ligase [ADP-forming] subunit beta, mitochondrial, translating into MASFLARTGGPLIETVRPAAVKKILGLAPIAVQQLRNLNVQEHVSYSLLNESKIPTPRFAVAKNGKEANDIATKLKTDNLVLKAQVLAGGRGKGTFKNGLKGGVRVVYDPQTAEEISSKMINQLLVTKQTGAAGRICNKVMVAERKFPRREFYFAVMMERAFNGPVLIASKEGGVDIEEVAASSPESILYEPIDIGTGLTSEQAQKIIKKVGLGGEGEDTHVQMLLNLYDLFVKKDALLVEINPYAEDAMSGYFALDAKLRFDDNAEFRQKELFALRDWTQEDPKEVEAAKYNLNYIALDGTIGCMVNGAGLAMATMDIIKLYGGEPANFLDVGGGATAEAVKAAFKIITSDPKVLCILVNIFGGIMRCDVIAEGIISATKDLNLNMPVVVRLQGTKVEEARELIRTSGLKILARNDLDKAADLAVHLAQIVKLAREMKMDVNFEIPDAQKGKGDCKKDDKKSEKKDDKKSGKKDDKKADCTKKEEKKKEKKDICPKRESSDKGKK
- the LOC108031744 gene encoding beta-catenin-like protein 1 isoform X1 codes for the protein MDIGELLAFKPEQTPKRPHEDEDDDFNLEAAHGKRGGGDEKTKRMRRIAEAKESAHYSKQAGASGGSSAATGTSAFEFDPELTEEERLNILKYVENEEADGDVLDEQSLKKLILVFEKRNLKNQEMRIKFADSPEKFMDSEVELHTVIQELKGVATVPDLYPLLVELHGLHSLLELLAHQNTDIAVAVVDLLQEVTDVDILGESQEGAESLIEALRKEQICALLVQNLERLNEQVKEEADGVHNTLAIVENLTEIDAEFVKEAAEQGLLAWLLKRLRGKSPFDPNKLYCSEILSILIQTENDNRLLLGSLDGVDVLLQQLAVYKRHDPASNEEQEYMQNLFNCLCSALMARENRDRFLSGEGLQLMNLMLREKKMSRNGSLKVLDHAMAGQDGRDNCNKFVEILGLRTIFPLFMKTPKRNKQRLISADEHEEHVTSVIASMLRNCKGTHRQRMLAKFTENDHEKVDRLLELHLKYLAKVEAIDKEIDQQAKDPSIDEDEEAENNYIKRLTGGLFTLQRIDYILLEVSATGDTVKQRVLQILNLRGASMKTIRSIMREYAGNLGDGDTDWREQEQTHILSLVDRF
- the LOC108031744 gene encoding beta-catenin-like protein 1 isoform X2 translates to MDIGELLAFKPEQTPKRPHEDEDDDFNLEAAHGKRGGGDEKTKRMRRIAEAKESAHYSKQAGASGGSSAATGTSAFEFDPELTEEERLNILKYVENEEADGDVLDEQSLKKLILVFEKRNLKNQEMRIKFADSPEKFMDSEVELHTVIQELKGVATVPDLYPLLVELHGLHSLLELLAHQNTDIAVAVVDLLQEVTDVDILGESQEGAESLIEALRKEQICALLVQNLERLNEQVKEEADGVHNTLAIVENLTEIDAEFVKEAAEQGLLAWLLKRLRGKSPFDPNKLYCSEILSILIQTENDNRLLLGSLDGVDVLLQQLAVYKRHDPASNEEQEYMQNLFNCLCSALMARENRDRFLSGEGLQLMNLMLREKKMSRNGSLKVLDHAMAGQDGRDNCNKFVEILGLRTIFPLFMKTPKRNKQRLISADEHEEHVTSVIASMLRNCKGTHRQRMLAKFTENDHEKVDRLLELHLKYLAKVEAIDKEIDQQAKDPSIDEDEEAENNYIKRLTGGLFTLQRIDYILLEVSATGDTVKQRVLQILNLRGASMKTIRSIMREYAGNLGDGDTDWREQEQTHILSLVDRF